In Rhodopirellula sp. P2, the DNA window AGAACCAAAGAATCGCGGCGATCAAACATGGCGGCTATCGAGTCTGCGATGGAAAGGTGTGTGTGCAGCAAAGGAAGGAGGGCGAACCAGGTTCTCCCTCGAATCAACTTAGCAGTCCTTTCGCACCCCGCAAACAGATCAACCCTTCGCTCCAGTCGCGGAACAGTTCGACGCGCTGTTCCGGGGTGTCAAACACACGCACCTGGCTGCGGTTGTGGCGAATGTCTTCGTGAACCAAACCGTACAGGTCGTGATAGACCGGATCGGGATCTGGTTCATCATCGGGTGTTTGAAAATCCACGCGTGCACGGACATCAAACCGAAACAGTTGTTGCCAACCGGGGCGTTGGACCGCGACCAGTCGCACGCCGCTCAACTTGGCGGTCGCGCCGAAGTACCCCTGTTGACGCAGGTGCCGACGAATGGATTGCTCCATTTCGTGATCGCCGCACCACTGATCCCACTTGGATTGAAGTCGTTGCCACCAAGCGGTCATGGGATTCTCATCGGGGAAGGGTCAGTTTCCGTCGAACAATTTCAGTTGGGGTGGATCCGCGTCAGTGCCATTGTTCTGGGTGGGCAAGTTCTGGGCGGGCAAGTTCTGGGCGGGCAAGTTCTGGGCGGAGTTGGGCAGGCCTTGGATGATTGCCGGGTGCGAATTTGCTTGCAGAGCTTGTTCGCGTTCCTCCGCACAGGCGGCGATGACTTGGGTGACCGCATCCAGGGATCGGCGTTCGGCGTCGGGATGGCTGCGGTCGATCCCGCCGATGACCAAGACCATGTCATGGTTGCCCGCTTCGCCATGCGCCCACTGGATTGCGCGGTTCGGATCGGCGACCAATCGCATGGCGGCGACATCTTGAATCCCGTCCAAAACACCGTGGCTCATCGAGAGAAAATTGGCTTTGTCGGCTTCTCGGCAGGTCAGCACACAATGGTCGGGCATCGTTTCCAACAAGCGACCGTATTGCATCAACGTGTCCGCATCGTCTTTTTCGCTGACGGCCAAGACGCACCAAAGTTGGGGGCGTTTGGCCCTGCCGGCTTGGGACGCAGCGTGCATGGGCAACGTTATTGGGGCGGAGCTGGCGGGTGTTTGCAGGAGTTCTTTGCGAGCGGCCTGCAAGGCGAACTGGACTCGTTCAGGTGATCCACCGATGTCCAAACGCACGGCGGGATTGTTTTGATCGGTTTCCCAGTCGCCGGTGGTGATGGCTTCGAATCGGCCCGGCAAATCGCGAAGTTTGCAGAGGGATTCGGCGATTTGTGGCAAGGGGTTTTCGGTCACCACGCCAACCGCGGCAGCGGCGGCCAAGCAATCGGCAAAGTGTCCCCGCCCGAGGAACGATTCCATCACCGCGGCTCGGGATTCATGCCGCAGCATGGCGGTCAAGGTGCCGTCTGCTTGGGAGATCGTACGGATCGAGACATCGGCGGCGTTGTCGACGCCGTAGGTCACCAGTTCGATGTTCTGTGTCTGTGCCGCAGCGTGTGCAGCAGAAAGGATTCGTTGGTTTGATTCAGGCACGATCAACACCCCGCCCTGGGTCACCAATTCGAAAGCACATTCGATCGGTGAAGGGCCAAAGTCGTTGTCACCTGCGTCGCGTCCGGTCACGACGACAATGTCCAGTTCGATTTGGTCGTAGGCTCCCAGACGCAGCTGAGTGGAATCCATTTCCGTGATGCTGACGGCTGCGCCCGCATCAACGGCATCCGACAAGGCGTCAATCAGCGAGGCACCATTGGTGGCCTTGGCCGTGCCTGCTTCGGTGACCACGGAATCGCTGGACCCGAGATCCGTTTGGTAGGCGACTCGGCAAGGAATGTCTCGCAGAACGGAGGCGGTGAGGAATGCGGTGACCGTCTTGCCGGCGGAGCCCACGATGCCAATCGTGATCAGTTTTTGGTCGGGGCGATCGGTTTGCTTGGATCGAATTTCCGCGAGGGCTCGATCGGTATCCACCACAATGGCTTGTGGAATCGGCGCTGGCAAAATTTGCTCCGTCAGAATGCCTGCGGCACCGCGGGCGAGAGCTTGCGAGATCAATTCCACCGGGCAGTCATCGCCCAAGCGATAGACCACCAATTGACCGGGTTCGCAGGTCTCGGCTGATTTGGCGATCGAGGTGAACTCGACGTCGGATCCTGAGAAGAAGCGAACCTTCTTCAGCAAACCGGACAGACGGGTCGTGGAAGCGTCACGCGGGGGTGCGGAGGGGCTGTTCGATTTGGATTCGGTGGCGCTGGCAAGTTTGGTCGCTCGCGATTGGATCTGCTCCGAGGCAGTCGATTGGTTAACGCGGCGAACCGTTTGGACGTTGCTGCCTGAGGGATCGTTCCACTTCACCGCTGCGTGAGGCGGAAGAGTCGAGGAGCCGAATGAAGACCGGAAAGTTCCACCCGGTTTGGTTTGGCTCAACCATTGATCGATTGCGTGACGCATCTCGTCGCCTCCTTGCTGACGTGAATGGATCGTCGTGGTGCTTCGTTGTTCACGCGAATCCAGTTTCACGCGAACCCAATTCCTGGGAAGCACACTTCTTGAGAACTCCTTTCTCAAGATTTCTGCGGCCGAAACGAAGCGTCTCGTCCACGGAGTCAAATTGTTCCCATCCTAGAAAATCAGTCAAGGTCGAAAATCATTTTGTTGATCCGGGCGATTTCGTCGTCGGAAGCATCCCAGCCCGTTTCACTGGAAGGCTACAATGAAGGCAGTCAATTCACTGCAATGGAAGGTAGCAACATGGCCGAGCAAGCAAACAATTCACGCCGTTTGAGTGTCAACGCGGCGTTTATGCAGGACATCAAAAATGACAACCGCGACCTGAAAATATTGATGGATCGCTTGGCCGTTCTGACTCAACCGCGGGAGGCGGCGGCCAACCATTGGCCTGAATTAATTCAGTTATTTAGTGACTTGAACGATCAGCTGGCTCTGCATTTTGGCTTGGAGGAGGCTTACGGCTACTTCGATCAGGCCTTGGATGCGGACCCGGAAATGTCTTTGGCCGCGGAAAATTTGCGGAACCAACACGCTGTCTTGTTCGAAGATTCGAGACACTTGGCGGAAGCGGCCGCGCAAGCATGCACCGGAGACACGCCGATCGAAGGGGTGACCCCCGAAGTCACCACCGCCCAAGAAAAGGTGCTGGTCCGTTACGACGCGTTTGTGAAGCAGTTTCACGAACACGAGGAAGCGGAATTGAAGCTGATTTTGGATGCTCTGGATGAAGATTTAGGCGTGGGAGACTGAGCGGCGGACGAAGAGTCGAACGAGGTTGCACCGAATTTCAATCCTTGGGACTGAGGAGACAGGCGTGTTGATTCGAGGTGGGCTTCTCCCGTGTTGGTACGGGCTGGCGATCGCGGTCTGCTTCTTAGGAGGGACGCAGACATCGGCCCAGCAACCAGGTGAGGATGCGGCCCGAGAGGCGTTGGAAGCCGCAGGGCTCGCTGACCGTTTTGAGAACAACCTTCCGCAACCGAACCAAGACCTTGCGTTTCAAGACGTTGCCCCTCCACCCGCCTATCGAGTAGCGCAGCAGGCTTTCTTTCGTGGTGAAATCACTCGGGCGATCGCGATTCTGAACCAGTTGGAACGCGACGCGGCGTCGACCAGCACCATGCGGCATTTGCTCGGTCGAATCTCCATTCGAACCTTGCTGGGCGAATGTCACCTTCAAGCAGGGGATCTGGCCACTGCCGCGGAACACTACGAAACCGCGATCCAGATCATCGTCGCCAACCCAACGTTTCTGTCGGGGATTCAGTGGGGAGTCTTGACGTCTCCGCCAAGCGAAATTCCAAGGCGAAGAAGTGTCGGAATGACAAGGCAAATCGACGATGATCTCGATCGTTTGATGGAAACTCCGAACGCCCTCGTCAGAACCGAGCTGGATTTGTGGCCGTCGGCGGAGCGTGTGCCATTGGTGCGTCTTCGACGCTATCTGATGGCCGGGATTCCTGCTGGACACTGGGAGATTTCGGCGGAGTTGCCAGAGAATATTGACGAATTGCAAGGGTTGGATATCGCCGAAACACTGCGGCAATTAGCGGTCGCTGCCTATCGTTTGCGATGGCTGCGAGGCCGAGCGGTTGCCTTGCAAGCCCCCACCGGACAACAGTTGCTTGCCGCGACGGTTCCCCCTGGCGTGCTCGGTTCCAACAGGCAATTCCACGCGGCAGGCACGTTGGTGGCGGCCACGCGGGTCACCTTGCGCTATCACGCAGGGGATGATTCCGAGCTCCAGCTCGTCGATCCGCTGGATGAAATCACCGGAGGGTTTCATGCTTTGACGCCGATCACGCGTCTGACCCGTTTGCGATCCTTGGGGAATCGGTGGTGGGTCAACCGGCAAATCGTCAACGGAGAGGTTCCGATGCAGGCAGGCCAGCCCGCGGTGGTTTTGCCGTCTCGCGAAGACTTGGTTGGGTTCATTGAAACAGCGGTTGCGACCTCTGAAATTGCTTTCGCGTCGGCTCAGTTTCAATTGGCGGTCGAGAGCTTCGAATTGGCTCTGGAAGAATTGGGGCGTTGGGACAATGGGGAAGAACTCGCGATTCGGCTGGAGCGAGATTTAGTTGCACGATCAGAATTCTTGCGGAACCAAACACCGTCCATCGCTTTTCAACTGAGAGTGCTCGCTGCCAGAGCTGCGTTGCTAGCAAAACGCTCTTCTGCAGCCAGCAATCATTTGTCGATGGCAGAACGATATCGCCGGACACGCCGATTGGATCTGCCGCGTTCTGCCGCGATCGCGCGTTGGTTGCAGCTTCAAGCTGACGTTCAACAAGGGGTTGGTGTGGCCCGCTTGGATGCAGAGGACAAGGACGAAAGAAACATTCAAACGTTGAAGGAACTTGAACGGCGAAAACTCATCCAGGAAGAATTGCTGGATCAGAGTCGCCGGTTCGCGCGGGGAGTCCAGTCGAACGAACAACGCGATGCCGATCGTGCGATCACTCATCCGTTGGCGTTTCGATTCTGGGAACTCGGATTGCCCAACCAGGTTCGCGTGCCGGCCGCCACTCGAAGTCAGCGTTATCAATCGCATTGGCGCGAATCGCTGGCGGGGCAGGACCTCACCGCATTTGATCAGTTTTGTTTTGAGCTGGACCGGCAATCGTGGACCGGGTTGGGCGTTCGACTTGCAGTGGCGGCCGGCGAAGGGGAACGCGTAGCTGTTCGAATGGATGAACAGCAATCCGCCAGTGCGAGAAACACGCTGGGCGAACTGCCCGGGACAACGGATCTGCGTTGTGCACTGCGTCAGGTCTTGAGAAACAAAGAGCTTTCGCTGGATGACTTCTTTCCAAATCAAGCGGATCTGAACAAGGAACTGCAAGCTCTTGCCCCGGCCATGCAGCTCAATCCCCAGGTGCTTGGTTTGGACGCTGCCATTTTGCATGAGCGGTTGCAAAGTCAGTTGTCGTCGTTGGCTTTGAGTCGCGTTTTGCTGCCTCGAGTGGAACCGCCGCCGATTCCACTGAGGAACGAAAGGCCGGAATGGAACGCCTTGCCTGCCGACGTGGCAATCGTGTCGTTTTCCATGGAGGATGACAGCCTGATTGGGACGCTGGTGCATCGAAATCAAGCCAGTCATTGGCAGGTGCGAGCGCCCCAAGAACTGCGTCAGCAGTGCGAACGTTGGCTGGCAACCATCTTGAGTTTGCCGACCACGGTGGACGAGATCGAGAACAAGGCACAACGTCTGCGGACTCAGCAGATGGAACTGGAGCTGACCCAGCGTTTGTTCCCTCCGCTGTGCGGCATCGATCATCCGGGGATCCGTCACGTCATCGTTGTGCCAAGTGGTTTTCTATGGCAATTGCCGTTCGAAGAGTTGGTGATTCGGCACGATGCCAACGACCAAACTCAGCGTTGGAAAGACCGGGGAAAGGTTGCCTACGCACACACGCTGGGCACTGCCCTGAGTGTCGCGACCTCTCCCAGCCAGGACTTTGTTCCGGAGGATTCGGACCCGGTGGCACTGTGGGATGCCTCGCAATCAGGAGTTTCCCCAGCACTCCAGGACCAATCTCCAGAGATGGTTTCGGCAGGTTCGGTTGCAACTTGGGGGGATTCTGTCTGGTGGGGCAGCATCAGCCGAAATCTCTTGGTGCCACCGGAATCATCCGTCCCGCTGGCATCGCAGGGCGAAAGAACGACGTCTCGCGGAGTCCACGCTTGGGATCGACGCCATGGGCAGGTGGGGCAAGAGGGTCTCCGAAGTTGGGTTGATCTCAGCTCGAAATACCCGCCCGTTGGAAAAGTGTCCCAGATCCTTCGACCCGAAATTCAAAATCATTTGTTGGTCCAGGCGAGTCGCCTGCACGCGGCAGGTCTGGAGGACATTGTGATGCCCCGTCTGCCTGCCATGCGGGAAGCCAGTGATTCATTGGTCGAGGAGCTTTCGATGGAACTGGGGCAGGTTCGCTTCCAAGAGGCCTGGGAACGTTCGCTGGAAATCTTGCGGGTGTCGGAATTTACTTTCCCGGAGGGGGTGAATCTTGTACCCTTAACGAATGCTGCGGGGGGAATGGCTGGCAATCATCCACGTGTGCAGCTTCCCTACATCCACCTCCCCTTTTCTGGCCTCTGACGTCAATGGAGATGAATATGAAGACGACGCGATTGAAACCCAGGTTTGGTGTTCGCTACTCGATGGGGATTTTCCTCGCCGGTGCGACTTGTGTGGCGGCAACCGGGATTGAATCCCAGGTGCACGCTGCCGACGCGACCTGGTCGGAGCAACTGGTTGATGCTTCGTCAATTGGAAACGTCCAGCTTCGTGAACAACTGCTGGAGAATCCTCCCGCGGATTTGGAGGCCCAGTCGTTGGCGAATGCTTTGAAAGGGCGGTTGAAAGACACCAACGGCCAATGGGTTTCGATCGAAGAATCCGTTCAGGACGACGCTCGTTCGAATCGGATCGCCGAATACGAAAGCCGACGCGATGCGATGCAGGACACGGCGGCGGATCACTGGCAACTCTCGCGTTGGTGTCGCGCAGAACACATGCCCGGACGTGCTCGCGCTCACGCGTTTCGTGTGGTTGAACTGGATCGGGATCATGCCGCAGCACATCGTTATCTTGGAAACGTCCGAGTCGGCGATGCGTGGGTTGCAGCAGAAGAAGCTGTCCAGCAGCAGAAAGAATTGCGTGAGACCCAGCAGAACTTGCGCGTTCACACGCCGAAGATTCGGGCCATCGCAGAAGCGTTCCGGTCAACCGATTCTGCGACCCTGAGCAAAGCACGCACGCAGCTTGAGCGGATCGACACCGCTGATGCGATCGATGCGGTGCTGCAACAAGCCTTCAGTGGGTCAGATGGATTTGCAATGGCCGCGGTGAATTGGCTCGGTGAACGAGACGAGGCCGATGCCGCCGTCGCGTTGGCTCGGTTGGCAGTCTTCGATCAGCGACGAGGCTTGCGTGATCTGGCAACGCAGCAATTGAAGTCGACCGATCCAATGCTGTTTGTCCCGACGCTGTTGGATTGGTGTCAAGGAACCATCGAATCCACCCATCGCTTGGTGTTCAACGAGGGAGATCGATCCTTCGATGTTGTCCGGCAATACCGCCGGGAAGATGCGGAAGGCGTGAAGGTCTTGGATTCTGTCACGAAAGTGGTGGCGGTCCATGCAGGAGCATCCCCCACGGGGATCATCGGTCATCGAGATGCGGTGGAGAGCCTGCAGGTCGAGAGCGCCCGCGATGCAAGTGTCGTTCAATCCGAAGCGGAGCGGTTCAATGCTCGAAGTCGTTGGTTGCAGAGCCGAACCGCGGCGGTGATTGAAGCACTCGATTCGAATTTCGATGGGGAGCCATCGGCTGAGAGCATGCGGGATTGGTGGTATGCCTATCGCGGTTACGGTGACACCGGATTGCCGCCCGTTGAACGTCGTTTGGTTCGAAACATGGCTTACCGGGAAGTCAGCAATGCTGCCCCGATTGGATCCACACCACGGCGAGTCCTGGCATTCAAATCGGGAAGCAACGGCACACGGCAATTGGCCGAGGATTCCGGCAGTCAGCCTCAAACTTGGGCACAAAAGCGAGCCGCTGCTGTTCCGGATGCCAAGATCGGCGTCTACGTGCGTCCGGCCGCGGATTGCTTGGTCGCCGGAACTCTCGTCTGGACCGATCGCGGCATGCGTCCCGTGGAAAGTCTGCGATTGGGGGACCAGGTGCTGAGCTGTGATGTGACCACCGGGGAGCTGAGCTATCAGAGCGTTTTACGACAAACGGTCCGTGAACCCGAGCCACTGACCAAAATCCAGCTGGGAAGTGATGAGATCGTTGCTTCCAAAGGTCACCCTTTCTGGGTGATTGGACGTGGTTGGACGACGACGGAACAGCTTGTTCCCGGAGATGCGTTGCACGGCGCGGATGGGGTGGCGGTGATTGATGCCCTTGGATCCGTTGCCGCCGACAAGACGTACAACTTGGTTGTGGAGCACAATCACAGCTACTTTGTCGGCAAGTCACGCATTCTGTCGCACGATGCGGAGGTGGAGCGTCCTGATGGGATCGCCATGCCGGGGGTGGCGTTGTAAGCCAACTTGGACGTCCAGTTGACCGGAGACATCCGGTCGATGTTTGAAAATTGATCGCCGTGATTCGTGTCATTCGAATCGCGGCGATTTTTTTGTTTGCAGAGACGAAAACTCCTCGTTTGTGTTCATTGGGGAGTCCAGGCTTGCAATCCGCGGTCAATCGGCGAGCTCTTTTGCTGCCGTCAGTCTGAGTTTCCGTTGACACCCGGGGTCGGCATTTGATAACTGAAACTTGAGTCAAAAAATCATCCTTCTCCGGTTTCAGGAATTTCCCGTTGTTTCAACGGTCAGCCGTCTCTGTGAACGCTTCGCCCAGCCCCTGTGGTTCGGGACGCTGGAGTGTGCGCCATTCCGCTCCATGCAGCGGGAATTGCGGCCTGGAACAAGCTGATGTCGAGCGAACGGACAAACAAGACTGTGGTGCGTTGACCGCCCGAGCATTCCTGATCGCAATGGTTGGTTGCGTGGTGTTCTCGCTGACCGGATGCCGAGGACGAGCCAAGCAGGACGTCTACAGCCAAAAAATGGCGAGAGAAATTCGGCTGTTGGAAGACCAGCTCTACGAAGCCGATTACGAAAACCGCGTGCTGATCGAAAAATTACGGCGAGCGAAGGCTGCCAAGGCGGCGGCCGCATTGAACCCTCCTCCCGCCGCACGGCGAACCCCGAATTTGCTCCAAGGACTGTCCAAACCAGGCGTCATGGACTCCAAACGGCCGCCGGATCCAGTCGTCGATCCGCAACCCGATTCATTGCAGGATCCATCTGCCGATTCGGATGATTTCGACATGGGAAACGGTTTGGAGGATCCTGAGTTCGTCGATCCAGGAGTCCCCGATAAGTTCGCGCCGCGGGATCAACCATTGGTTGACCCCAGCGACTCATCACCTGCCGACCTGAATGCCAATGCGGGCTCGGAAGACATCCCGCCAGGAACCAAGACCCCTTCTGAAACGCCGTTTGATTTCGGCAATGGAATGGACCTCGATTCCATGATCGATCCAGGGGAGCCATTTGTTCCCGATAGCGATCCTGGATCGTTGTTGCCTGCTCCGACGCAACCCGTTCCACCTGGGCCGGGCGATTTGAAATTTGATCCGGTTGTCCCAGGGGATCCCGTGCCACCGAACTCGCCTTCTGGGCTGCCAGACAATCCGCCAGGGCAAATTCAATTGCCGGAAGGCTTGGGGATGCTTGGTGGCTTGGGCAAGGTCAACGGTGCCCCTGAAAAGATTGAGCTCTTCACGGCCAAGCTTTCCGTCAACGACAAGAACTCTTTGCCGCGTTTTGTCAGCGACATCACGCAAGCGACGCAACCACCATCGAATCCTGATTATCCGCCAACCGAAGGCATCGACGTGGTGGTCGATTCAATGGATCAATATGGGCATGCGATTGCCTTGTTGGGCGATTCGCTGGATCCGTTGACGAAACTTGCATCGTCCGACAAGCCGCAACCCAAAGCCATGCCGGCATTGCTAGAGCAAACGAACTTGAGCGTC includes these proteins:
- a CDS encoding hemerythrin domain-containing protein; amino-acid sequence: MAEQANNSRRLSVNAAFMQDIKNDNRDLKILMDRLAVLTQPREAAANHWPELIQLFSDLNDQLALHFGLEEAYGYFDQALDADPEMSLAAENLRNQHAVLFEDSRHLAEAAAQACTGDTPIEGVTPEVTTAQEKVLVRYDAFVKQFHEHEEAELKLILDALDEDLGVGD
- a CDS encoding Mur ligase family protein, with the protein product MKLDSREQRSTTTIHSRQQGGDEMRHAIDQWLSQTKPGGTFRSSFGSSTLPPHAAVKWNDPSGSNVQTVRRVNQSTASEQIQSRATKLASATESKSNSPSAPPRDASTTRLSGLLKKVRFFSGSDVEFTSIAKSAETCEPGQLVVYRLGDDCPVELISQALARGAAGILTEQILPAPIPQAIVVDTDRALAEIRSKQTDRPDQKLITIGIVGSAGKTVTAFLTASVLRDIPCRVAYQTDLGSSDSVVTEAGTAKATNGASLIDALSDAVDAGAAVSITEMDSTQLRLGAYDQIELDIVVVTGRDAGDNDFGPSPIECAFELVTQGGVLIVPESNQRILSAAHAAAQTQNIELVTYGVDNAADVSIRTISQADGTLTAMLRHESRAAVMESFLGRGHFADCLAAAAAVGVVTENPLPQIAESLCKLRDLPGRFEAITTGDWETDQNNPAVRLDIGGSPERVQFALQAARKELLQTPASSAPITLPMHAASQAGRAKRPQLWCVLAVSEKDDADTLMQYGRLLETMPDHCVLTCREADKANFLSMSHGVLDGIQDVAAMRLVADPNRAIQWAHGEAGNHDMVLVIGGIDRSHPDAERRSLDAVTQVIAACAEEREQALQANSHPAIIQGLPNSAQNLPAQNLPAQNLPTQNNGTDADPPQLKLFDGN
- a CDS encoding polymorphic toxin-type HINT domain-containing protein; this translates as MKTTRLKPRFGVRYSMGIFLAGATCVAATGIESQVHAADATWSEQLVDASSIGNVQLREQLLENPPADLEAQSLANALKGRLKDTNGQWVSIEESVQDDARSNRIAEYESRRDAMQDTAADHWQLSRWCRAEHMPGRARAHAFRVVELDRDHAAAHRYLGNVRVGDAWVAAEEAVQQQKELRETQQNLRVHTPKIRAIAEAFRSTDSATLSKARTQLERIDTADAIDAVLQQAFSGSDGFAMAAVNWLGERDEADAAVALARLAVFDQRRGLRDLATQQLKSTDPMLFVPTLLDWCQGTIESTHRLVFNEGDRSFDVVRQYRREDAEGVKVLDSVTKVVAVHAGASPTGIIGHRDAVESLQVESARDASVVQSEAERFNARSRWLQSRTAAVIEALDSNFDGEPSAESMRDWWYAYRGYGDTGLPPVERRLVRNMAYREVSNAAPIGSTPRRVLAFKSGSNGTRQLAEDSGSQPQTWAQKRAAAVPDAKIGVYVRPAADCLVAGTLVWTDRGMRPVESLRLGDQVLSCDVTTGELSYQSVLRQTVREPEPLTKIQLGSDEIVASKGHPFWVIGRGWTTTEQLVPGDALHGADGVAVIDALGSVAADKTYNLVVEHNHSYFVGKSRILSHDAEVERPDGIAMPGVAL